The Streptomyces nitrosporeus genome includes a window with the following:
- a CDS encoding FAD-dependent oxidoreductase has protein sequence MNEARKVLVIGGGASGNAMTLLLRRAGVEVHLIEARDDWNATAGSGITLQGNALRVLRELGVWEQVEASGYGFGSVGITAPDGTVLHVQDDIRSGGDDLPATVGMQRPRLQQILIEAVRASGASVRLGTRAESLDQDAGGVTVRFTDGTEDRYDLVVAADGLGSTTRSAIGITAKPEPTGMAIWRVAAPRPAGVTRTDLAYGGPAYIAGYCPTSETTLYAYVVEANRDRASIPPESYADEMRRLTSAYGGFWPEITETVTDAAKVNYTWFDRLLVEGSWHRGRVVLIGDAAHCCPPTLAQGAALSLEDASVLAQMLTAADDWDDALFQAYYERRVARVRPVVEASVQIGRWQLDGVRDADVPGLMGRTMTMLRELP, from the coding sequence ATGAATGAAGCCCGCAAGGTCCTGGTGATCGGTGGCGGCGCGTCCGGCAACGCCATGACGCTGCTGCTGCGCCGCGCCGGTGTCGAGGTGCATCTGATCGAGGCCAGGGACGACTGGAACGCCACCGCCGGCTCGGGCATCACCCTCCAGGGCAACGCTCTGCGGGTGCTGCGTGAGCTGGGTGTGTGGGAACAGGTCGAGGCGTCCGGTTACGGCTTCGGCTCGGTGGGGATCACGGCGCCGGACGGCACCGTCCTGCACGTGCAGGACGACATCCGCAGCGGCGGCGACGACCTGCCGGCCACCGTCGGGATGCAGCGCCCCCGGCTCCAGCAGATCCTCATCGAGGCCGTCCGGGCGAGCGGCGCGTCGGTGCGCCTCGGTACCCGCGCCGAGTCGCTGGACCAGGATGCCGGCGGCGTCACGGTCCGCTTCACCGACGGCACCGAGGACCGCTACGACCTGGTGGTCGCGGCGGACGGCCTCGGCTCCACCACCCGGTCCGCCATCGGCATCACGGCGAAGCCCGAGCCGACCGGCATGGCCATCTGGCGGGTCGCCGCCCCGCGCCCGGCCGGCGTGACCCGCACCGACCTCGCCTACGGCGGTCCCGCCTACATCGCCGGCTACTGCCCCACCAGCGAGACCACCCTCTACGCGTACGTCGTCGAGGCCAACCGCGACCGGGCCTCCATCCCCCCGGAGTCGTACGCCGACGAGATGCGCCGTCTGACCTCCGCCTACGGCGGGTTCTGGCCGGAGATCACCGAAACCGTCACGGACGCGGCGAAGGTCAACTACACCTGGTTCGACCGCCTGCTGGTCGAGGGCTCCTGGCACCGCGGCCGGGTGGTGCTGATCGGCGACGCGGCCCACTGCTGCCCGCCCACCCTCGCCCAGGGTGCCGCCCTGTCCCTGGAGGACGCGTCCGTGCTCGCGCAGATGCTGACCGCGGCCGACGACTGGGACGACGCCCTGTTCCAGGCGTACTACGAGCGGCGCGTCGCACGTGTCCGGCCGGTCGTGGAGGCGTCCGTGCAGATCGGGCGGTGGCAGCTCGACGGCGTCCGCGACGCGGACGTGCCCGGCCTCATGGGCCGCACCATGACGATGCTCCGGGAGCTTCCGTGA
- a CDS encoding cyclase family protein, protein MSLDRHDPEGAVAGAAKAYSNWGRWGEDDVLGTLNFLDEDKRREGAALIRRGVSFSLAQRFDMDGPQKGWRRRTNPVHTMLDTGTDASLGLQGFPHGIGGADDVIAMPLQCSTQWDGLGHIFDHGKAWNGRDAGRTVTSDGDLVTGIEHMAPHVAGRGVLLDVGRAVGTDGELPDGFAITEEHLRATAGAQGVAVGRGDIVVVRTGQLSRVRREGWGDYAGGPAPGLSFTTAGWLHGTEIAAIATDTWGFEVRPNEFEHAFQPLHQVAIPNIGLLIGEMWDLDALAEDCAADGVYDFWLTAAPLPITGAVGSPVNPIAVK, encoded by the coding sequence GTGAGCCTCGACCGCCACGACCCCGAGGGGGCGGTCGCCGGGGCGGCGAAGGCGTACTCGAACTGGGGGCGCTGGGGCGAGGACGACGTGCTGGGCACCCTCAACTTCCTCGACGAGGACAAGCGCCGGGAAGGCGCGGCGCTGATCCGGCGGGGCGTCAGCTTCTCCCTCGCCCAGCGCTTCGACATGGACGGCCCGCAGAAGGGCTGGCGGCGCCGCACCAACCCGGTGCACACCATGCTGGACACCGGTACCGACGCGTCCCTCGGCCTCCAGGGCTTTCCGCATGGCATCGGCGGCGCGGACGACGTGATCGCGATGCCGTTGCAGTGCTCCACGCAGTGGGACGGGCTGGGCCACATCTTCGACCACGGCAAGGCGTGGAACGGGCGTGACGCCGGGAGGACCGTCACCTCCGACGGGGACCTGGTCACCGGTATCGAGCACATGGCCCCGCACGTCGCCGGGCGCGGTGTGCTGCTGGACGTCGGGCGGGCGGTCGGCACGGACGGCGAGCTGCCGGACGGTTTCGCGATCACCGAGGAGCACCTGAGGGCGACCGCCGGGGCCCAGGGGGTGGCGGTCGGCCGCGGCGACATCGTCGTGGTCCGTACCGGTCAGCTCTCCCGGGTCCGCCGCGAGGGCTGGGGGGACTACGCGGGCGGCCCGGCCCCCGGCCTGTCGTTCACCACCGCCGGCTGGCTGCACGGCACCGAGATCGCCGCGATCGCCACGGACACCTGGGGATTCGAGGTCCGGCCCAACGAGTTCGAGCACGCCTTCCAGCCGCTCCACCAGGTCGCCATCCCCAACATCGGCCTGCTGATCGGCGAGATGTGGGACCTGGACGCGCTCGCCGAGGACTGCGCGGCCGACGGCGTGTACGACTTCTGGCTCACCGCCGCACCCCTGCCGATCACCGGCGCGGTCGGCTCCCCCGTCAACCCGATCGCCGTCAAGTAG
- a CDS encoding fumarylacetoacetate hydrolase family protein, with protein sequence MFVKPVSASALFAGPYALATLSAPDGPEFPALVTADAQVVDLRAAFGDDRLTVRGLLDVWDATVTRLEALAGDSGAEKRPLADFRVHAPVKPRQVFQSGANYRQHVIDLHVAHRAPGDDRPEEERRAEAAEIMDRRAAEDLPYVFIGLPSAITGPYDDVVLPAWAKKPDWELELAAVIGRPAHQVSVEEALEYVAGYTIANDLTDRATVFRRDMPQIGTDWLRSKNAPGFTPLGPWIVPAASVPDTGGLRLVLKLNGETMQDESTEDMIFDVARMVSYASQSARLLPGDLVLTGSPAGNGMHWGRLLRDGDVMDGSVTGLGAQRTRCVAEVSP encoded by the coding sequence ATGTTCGTGAAACCTGTATCCGCGTCCGCGCTGTTCGCCGGCCCGTACGCCCTCGCCACGCTCTCCGCGCCCGACGGCCCGGAGTTCCCCGCTCTCGTCACGGCGGACGCCCAGGTGGTCGACCTGCGCGCCGCCTTCGGGGACGACCGGCTGACCGTCCGCGGCCTCCTGGACGTCTGGGACGCGACGGTGACGCGTCTGGAGGCGCTGGCCGGCGACAGCGGTGCGGAGAAGAGGCCACTGGCGGACTTCCGGGTACACGCCCCCGTCAAGCCGCGTCAGGTGTTCCAGTCCGGCGCGAACTACCGGCAGCACGTCATCGATCTGCATGTCGCCCACCGCGCCCCGGGCGACGACCGTCCCGAGGAGGAGCGGCGCGCCGAAGCGGCGGAGATCATGGACCGGCGGGCGGCCGAGGACCTTCCGTATGTCTTCATCGGGCTGCCGAGCGCGATCACCGGCCCGTACGACGACGTCGTGCTCCCGGCGTGGGCGAAGAAGCCCGACTGGGAGCTGGAGCTGGCGGCGGTCATCGGCCGCCCCGCCCACCAGGTGTCCGTGGAGGAGGCGCTGGAGTACGTCGCCGGTTACACGATCGCCAACGACCTGACCGACCGCGCCACCGTCTTCCGCCGGGACATGCCCCAGATCGGTACGGACTGGCTGCGCAGCAAGAACGCGCCCGGGTTCACGCCGCTCGGCCCCTGGATCGTGCCCGCCGCCTCGGTCCCGGACACCGGCGGCCTGCGCCTGGTGCTGAAGCTGAACGGCGAGACCATGCAGGACGAGTCCACCGAGGACATGATCTTCGACGTGGCGCGCATGGTCTCGTACGCGTCGCAGAGCGCCCGGCTCCTGCCCGGTGACCTGGTGCTGACCGGCTCCCCGGCCGGCAACGGCATGCACTGGGGCCGGCTGCTGCGGGACGGCGACGTCATGGACGGCTCCGTGACCGGTCTCGGCGCCCAGCGCACCCGCTGCGTGGCGGAGGTCTCCCCGTGA
- a CDS encoding LysR family transcriptional regulator, with the protein MNLARLDLNLVVALRALLEERNVTRAGQRVGLSQPAMSAALARLRRHFDDDLLARVGGHYELTALGQVLLHRTATACEVMERLFASQAEFDPGSETREFKIVASDYAVAVFGAELARIVHEEAPGIRLRFAQTPPGVVDDTATLLSTTDGLFMPHGVISDFPATDLYGDRWVFLVAEGNPAVGDRLTREDLGRLPWVTYQRTYDAPAVRQLGMLGIEPRVEVSVDSFQLLPLLVQGTRRITLVQERLARLLAPLAAVRVVEPPYEAVPLREALWWHPVHTHDAAHIWLRETCARVGARMDGASPGADA; encoded by the coding sequence GTGAATCTGGCCCGTCTCGACCTCAATCTCGTCGTCGCCCTGCGCGCTCTGCTGGAGGAGCGCAACGTCACCCGCGCCGGACAGCGCGTCGGGCTCAGCCAGCCCGCGATGAGCGCCGCCCTGGCCCGGCTGCGCCGGCACTTCGACGACGACCTGCTCGCCCGCGTGGGCGGTCACTACGAACTCACCGCTCTCGGCCAGGTCCTCCTCCACCGCACAGCCACCGCCTGCGAGGTGATGGAGCGTCTCTTCGCGAGCCAGGCCGAGTTCGACCCGGGCAGCGAGACACGCGAGTTCAAGATCGTGGCATCCGACTACGCGGTCGCGGTGTTCGGCGCCGAACTCGCCCGGATCGTGCACGAGGAGGCTCCCGGCATCCGGCTCCGCTTCGCCCAGACCCCGCCCGGTGTGGTCGACGACACGGCCACCCTGCTGAGCACCACGGACGGGCTGTTCATGCCGCACGGGGTCATCAGCGACTTCCCCGCGACCGACCTCTACGGGGACCGCTGGGTCTTCCTCGTCGCCGAGGGCAATCCCGCGGTCGGCGACCGGCTCACCCGCGAGGATCTGGGGCGGCTGCCCTGGGTCACCTACCAGCGCACCTACGACGCCCCGGCCGTACGCCAGCTCGGCATGCTCGGCATCGAGCCGAGGGTGGAGGTCTCCGTCGACAGCTTCCAGCTGCTGCCGCTGCTGGTGCAGGGGACGCGGCGCATCACCCTGGTCCAGGAGCGCCTCGCCCGGCTCCTCGCCCCGCTCGCCGCCGTGCGCGTGGTGGAGCCGCCGTACGAAGCGGTTCCGCTCCGGGAGGCGCTGTGGTGGCACCCCGTGCACACGCACGACGCGGCGCACATCTGGCTGCGCGAGACGTGCGCCCGCGTCGGGGCCCGGATGGACGGCGCCTCGCCGGGCGCCGACGCCTGA
- a CDS encoding TIGR03557 family F420-dependent LLM class oxidoreductase, with protein MEIGYKLAAEAFGPAELVRQAVLAEEAGFDFVEISDHYHPWLDNQGHSPFAWTVLGSIAARTSRIGLATGVTCPTVRYHPAVIAQAAATLALLSEGRFVLGLGSGERLNEHVVGRGFPDAVSTRQEMLREALEIIRLLWSGGYRSYEGKHLRLEDARVFDLPEELPLIAVAAGGREAAALAAELGDGLFATEDRPELVGHYHDAGGTGPRYAEVPMAWAPDEHTAAQAALDTSRWALTGWKVMSELPNPVNFDAATTTVREEDILRKFACGPDPARYLDAAQQFVDAGFDRLVMQNAGPDPDGFVDFYRRELDGPLRKLVPGGKPA; from the coding sequence ATGGAGATCGGCTACAAGCTCGCCGCCGAGGCGTTCGGTCCGGCGGAACTGGTACGGCAGGCGGTCCTGGCGGAGGAGGCGGGCTTCGACTTCGTCGAGATCAGTGACCACTACCACCCGTGGCTCGACAACCAGGGGCATTCGCCGTTCGCGTGGACGGTGCTGGGAAGCATCGCCGCCAGGACCTCGCGGATCGGGCTGGCGACCGGCGTGACGTGCCCGACCGTGCGTTACCACCCGGCGGTCATCGCGCAGGCGGCGGCGACGCTCGCGCTGCTGTCCGAGGGCCGGTTCGTCCTCGGTCTCGGCTCGGGGGAACGGCTCAACGAGCATGTGGTCGGCCGCGGTTTCCCGGACGCGGTCAGCACCCGGCAGGAGATGCTGCGGGAGGCCCTGGAGATCATCCGGCTGCTGTGGAGCGGAGGGTACCGGTCCTACGAAGGCAAGCACCTGCGGCTGGAGGACGCCCGGGTGTTCGACCTCCCCGAGGAGCTCCCCCTGATCGCGGTGGCCGCGGGCGGACGGGAGGCGGCGGCCCTCGCCGCCGAACTGGGCGACGGCCTGTTCGCCACCGAGGACAGGCCGGAGCTCGTCGGGCACTACCACGACGCCGGCGGCACCGGCCCCCGGTACGCGGAGGTGCCCATGGCCTGGGCGCCCGACGAGCACACCGCGGCCCAGGCCGCACTGGACACCTCGCGGTGGGCACTGACCGGCTGGAAGGTCATGAGCGAGCTGCCCAACCCCGTCAACTTCGACGCGGCCACCACCACCGTGCGCGAGGAGGACATCCTGCGGAAGTTCGCCTGCGGCCCCGATCCGGCGCGGTACCTCGACGCGGCGCAGCAGTTCGTCGACGCGGGCTTCGACCGGCTGGTGATGCAGAACGCGGGGCCCGACCCCGACGGCTTCGTCGACTTCTACCGGCGTGAACTCGACGGCCCTCTCCGGAAGCTGGTGCCGGGCGGAAAGCCCGCATGA